Sequence from the Orcinus orca chromosome 11, mOrcOrc1.1, whole genome shotgun sequence genome:
TTAGAGACAAGACCAAATCTCTGAAGTGGATGGGACTTAAAAACTGCTTTCTGTGCCCACCTTCTCCATCGCCTTCATGTGTAATCCTGACTGCCGAGGACCCAACCCTGGCCTTGCTACCCATggcagaagcccacgcaccagaCCTTTCCTTCTCATCTTATTCACaacaacattttctttttgaattttatttatttattttttatacagcaggttcctattagttatctatcttatacatattaatgtatatgtgtcaatcccaactgcttattaaattgaaaaattaaggCAGTAGCATTAATGATTTGAAATTGGACTGATGTGAAACCCATTTGAAGAATATTTGGATACAAGGCCTTACTAAACTCTCAGGTGCTTTAGTAATAAATACAGGAAACAAGTCAGTGACTATTATAGAGTGTCTATTATAGAGTAggcatcaacaaatattttcggAAGGAAATTATTCTGAGGCATATTTGTATGTGGTGGGGAATGATTGTCCATGGACCCTGAATCATATCCTGAACCTTGGAGAAAGAAGGGCTGGTGTGCAAATAGAGAGGGCGGATGGGGTCTTTGTTGGTGGAGCCCAAGCCCTGGAGGAAGTGACCAAGTGGGAGTGAGGGGCAACCAAAGCACCTATAAGCAATTAAATGCAAACAGTGAATTTCTAActcatttgttttcaaagtcaAGGTTACTTTTCTCCTTGATTTTGGTTGCTCACTGGGATATGGGCCTATTCATTCTATGTCAGTTTATCTCCTACTTAGTTTTGCTCTTACTTGTTTACCTGCTCTACAACTAAGTTGTAATTTCCAGTTATTTACCAAGCACCACACCCCCTGAATTTATATATCCTTGAGCAATTAGAGCTGAGGCTCTagcttttctactttcttttcctattaattgattcattcatttatctatttctcaaTAAGTAGTCATGAAATATCTAccatttaaaaagttttgcttGAAATATTGCAAAGAAGGGATAGATAGTCTCTCCCTATCTCAAGGTGTTTAGGCTGAATAGgggagaaatgatacaaatggtaTAATACAAAGTAATGTGTGTCTTGTGGATGGGAGTATTAGAAGGTCCCAGGAGAGGGATCCCATTGGCTTCAGTGATCAAGGGAGAGTCCAAGGGAAGGGTCCTGGCTGGAAAAAGGCATGAAGCAAAGGTGCACCTGTAACAGGTAGAGCCCAGGATTGGGGAGAGGACAGtccagggaaaaaagagaaataaacaaaaagtatGCCAACGTGATAATGCAAGAAATctgattttttcttcctctgattaTAGGAAAGATTTAAACTTAATTAAAACATACAAAACCAGATACTTACTTTGAAGTTAATTTTGACTCTATATTCAACACCTTCCTTTAGCACAAAGGTTTCTTTTTTGAGGGCTTCCAGATCCCCTGTAGAAGTGGATTTTGAAAGAGTTAATTCTCCTCAGAAGGACATTCACAAGGAGATGAATGAAGTTGAAGCTCCAGAGCCATTTGCTGGGCTCCTCAGAGCAACATGGTCCACATGGTCCTCAAGTCAAAGAATGTCTGAGATTAGCTGCTGCACAAACACACATTTGAAATGCCTGAAATCTTGCAGCCAGATGTGAAAGAAATGTGATAGAGCTTTTCCCCAAGTTTGACTGCAACCTTAAGGATATGTAAGATGTTATGGTTAAAgactctgcccccacccctcaaataaagaaataggagaaaaatattatatgagtgccagctatttttttttgtagatttgtgGTGTTTTCtagctttaaaaaatgtactcatttggttcctttttatcattctaaaaaaatttcacttttgtacttaattttgcttttgcatttgcaatttcatattatttttcttaaggaaaaggaaacatcacTTAAGTTATAAAGGCTTCAGGCTCCATAAAACTGAGATCTGCCCCTAATTAGAGAGGTGATctttctctgctcctctcccaaCGTGATCCTGTATAATTTGACATTCggggtgactgtgtgtgtgtgtgtgtgtgtgtgtatgttttgcaCAATTCTGTGCACCTGCTTCATGTACAGAGTTGGTACCAGCATCCTATGTATACATCTGGGATTCACCTCCATAGCTTTTTTGTGACAGAAAACTGAATTTGGTTTTCTTGCTGCTGGGAAAAGAGGACAGAGACCAAGTTTTCCCTGCAATATCATCAAGCCCTTCTGAACAGAGCAGGTTTCCTTAGTGCTAATTCAGACCTTATCTTGCAAAATGATGGTTGTACCTGGTAACTTCACGCAATTTCGCACAGGAAGAGGTCTGAGGTccgatgagagagagagagagagtttctcTCTTGGAGAAATGCTAGAACATGGAGGTAGCTGAATGTATGCTCTAATGATTTCGGTTGAATAGGAAGTGTGTCTTAACCTCCAGTTTCCTCTCTCTGACAAAAAGCCCATATAAGGTAAAGAGTGGATGTGTCCTGTGTGAGGGGAACCACCTTGCTGTTAAGCCTACTGTTCTAGAGTCATGCTTTATTCTGTCTCATGAGTCCAGTTTTTGAATCTAGTaataatttttggttttttactaAAGACCTGCCTTTCATGCCCCCAACCCCTAGCTCAGTGGCCCTTTCCTCATTCCTCCCATTTGCCAATTTTCCCCAAATCAGCCACCTTCCCCGGCTCTCCTCATTTCCTCCAGACCTAAGTCTCAGGAAAGGACTTGACCCTTGtcacaataaaatgaaagaaaataacatgttaatttgtacatttttagTGGGGGAAGTTGCTTCTTTAAAAGAATCAGAGCTTTAAGTTAAACAATGTGTATTTAACAGTGGAATTCCTAGCGTTACTCAGGAGGTCTTAGATTTCTTCCTGTCTTCGGGTAAGTTCTGTAGCTGAGGCAAGGTCAATATTTTCTCTGATGTTTAGATTGTATAAATATTACCATTTCAGAAGCATACAGCTTGCTTCTTAACATTTCCATCAGCAGTCTTTTTACACAAATAGTAATTCTCCTGCTACCATGTGGAGATAAAAATCTGAAGTAAATATGATACAGGTAGATATATCCAGTACTTACACCTGACCCCTTTTCAATTAGAGACAGAGACTGGGCTTTTCATTAAGCACAGTAAATACTGTGAAAACTATGACTTGTGAACTGGACTCAGCATACCTTACTAGAATTCACTTTActaggatttttctctttttttgctggGACAGAGGACAAAACCCAGTTTGCCCAGTGATGCCATTAGGCCCCACTAAACAGAACAGATGTGTCCACTTACCAGTGAGGTCCATGGTGATGGGTCCTGGGGCACTTTCACAAACCAGGGTAAGACGGGTGACAGTGACATTGGGGGCTGTTGGGTCTGCAGGATTCAAAAGGGAATGTAAGCACAGAGAGGAGGTATTTgcgtactctgtgtgtgtgtgtgtgtgtgtgtgcatttaaagTAGGAGAGAGACAAGATAACAAAGAAAAGGGATATCTCCAtctggaggagaaaagaaatggaagtgGCTGATTCACCATGCTTGGTCTTAGTGGCCTTATACATTCCAGTGATGCTATTTCTGCTTCAGGTCCTTGTAGGTCCATCTCAATCCTCAATAGCAGACATTTCCTGAGTGGCTATGGGTACTCTGCTGGTTAGTCACGGCCCATCCATATCTTTGGGCCATGTCTTAGTTCGCCATTGCCTATGTGTATGTGGAAGAGATGGTTATTTAGGTAAggagtgagaaggagaaagagaagaaaaagagagaaggtgaGCAATCGTGGAGAGAAGACAATTCTGAGTGGTAGTCTGAAATTCCTTCTAAACCCTCCCTATGTGTTATTTTTATCTATGTCAATGTCAACTTGCACCTTATCTCCAAAGAAAACTTAATTATCTGGTCCATAACTTGATTCGGCACATAGAGATTGCACCTCACTCACTTAACCCTGGAAGCACTTGGTACACTTTCCTTTGCAACTGCTCCTGAGTAGCTGAAATGTCTGCCTTGTCAGTGCCCCTTCACCTGCCCCGCATCTCGGCACACACGCACCTGCTACCACAGGCCCGTCCCCCAGGAGCGTTTTCTTGTACTTCGCTAGACTTTCATCATCTTTGTCCATCTCCTGCAGCTCCTTCAGGGACTTCTGTGGTGGAGGCTTGTAATTGAGCTTGCCATCCAGCTCTTCATCCTCCTCCAGGTGTGGTTCTGGGGCCTTTTCAGTCATTTTGAtctagagagagagggagggagagaaagaaagagagagagagaggacggTCTATTAGCCAAAAGTCAGTGGATATGAACGATGTTTGTGGGGCTGTTCTTAGCATTATTTTTGCCCTAATGAACTTGTGTAATTGCCAGTGATTTTCCAGATTTTCCCCTAATTCAGCCTCATTGTATTTcacaaaataagaatataatGCATTCCAGGCTTTCCTTTCACATGCCTGAATGTTACCATACTGGGATGTGTCCCTCCTGTTCACTGAATGAAACTGACAGAAAATAAGTAACTCTTTGGGAATCCTGTAAAACAAGTGAAACAACATAGTACAGCTGTCCCGGACCATAATGAGTGGCCCTAGCTCATATACTTATAGAAATTATCACAGTCCTCCAAATCCAGCCAGCCTTGCCAGTGTCAAAGTGCTCAGTGTGTACAATCCCAGTTATGATGGTTTCAAGTATGTGCTAAAAAAAGTTAGCTCTTTCTCATTCATTGAATCTTTCCCTGAACTCCTGCAAGAGCTCAAAGGTAACTCATGAGAGGTTGTAGGTCCCTGTGATACCTGCCTGAGTGTCTGATTGGTTTTCACCCAACACTGCTAATAATTCCTTGAGCTCAGGTACTAAGTGTTGTGTTTCTCTTGAATCTCCCAAGACACTGAAATAGTTCAGCCATTTTATAAGCGTTCATTCATTGACTTAATAGGTTCTATATATAAAGATCTTCTGTTCTTTTGAAATGACACAAAATAGCAAAGGACTCTAAATTCCTCCAGACAAATTGTAACTGTGTCTTTAGTACTTTCTATCAATTTCCACTTCCCTTTTAGTACCTCTCTACCCTCTCGAGATTTCCCCTGACTGACCTTATGCTCTAAGACCTCACCTGGGCATACTCTGGGGTCTGTCTTCTTTCATCATCATTTATATTTACTTGTTTTGGGTTAAAACATTGAGGGAAGATCTAATAAAATTATTCACACATAAGTgttgatgaatgaataataaattttaaaattattcctctTGGGGCATGTATAGTCAgagcttttcagagctgaaatGAACCTTAGAGGTAATATATTCCAAACCCTAATTTAATCATTGAGAACCTTGAAACCCAGAGGTTAAAAGAAttgcccaagttcacatagcAGGGTGAGATGCCATGTCTtaataaagaggaagaaatatcTACTGGAAGAATTTCAGGCCCCATGGCTGGAAGCAATGGAGCTATTTGGGGGAAACAAGGGAGATATTTGGAGAAGGAGATAATGTCCTGATTTCCTTTTGCTCTGCTCTGAGGGTAACTCTCTTCCCTGTTTTGGGTAAAGGCTTTAGTGCTCGGAAGTGGCAGAACACTAAGTAAATACCTATCACATCTCATCCTGAGTGACTCTTCAAATCTCTAAAAAGTCCCCTGAGAGTGAAGCTGTGTCTGGCCAAAATCAGTTATGGTTTTGAGTCTCAATGTCACTATTATTGgcaacaggaagaaaaataatttggaagtgAAGCcaaacaaaagcagttttaacagaataaaaaaagggaaggaaaagaaatcatatcTCCTGGCTCATCCATCCTCTTCCAGCAAAATAACAAGCCAAACACTGTGACTCTTGGATCAACTCTGAAAACAGTATTGCAATGCCCAGGTCCACTTCCTGTGTAGGAAGGAAGCATGTAGGCCTGTTCCTGTGGCAACTCTTGCTTCAGCTACAGAACCAGCTCCACTCAGAGTTGAGCCTCTAGAGAAGATCACAATAAACAGAGTGACTAACTCAACTCATGTTACAAAAAACACTCAGGGAAAGTGAATGAACTGGTTGGAGAAACAATGAAGGATACAGTGGGTGGAGGTTGTAGGTTGTGGGTAGTTTAAGGACAACCATTAAGTCACACATAAAGAGCAACCC
This genomic interval carries:
- the ARHGDIB gene encoding rho GDP-dissociation inhibitor 2; amino-acid sequence: MTEKAPEPHLEEDEELDGKLNYKPPPQKSLKELQEMDKDDESLAKYKKTLLGDGPVVADPTAPNVTVTRLTLVCESAPGPITMDLTGDLEALKKETFVLKEGVEYRVKINFKVNRDIVSGLKYVQHTYRTGVKVDKATFMVGSYGPRPEEYEFLTPTEEAPKGMLARGTYHNKSFFTDDDKHDHLTWEWSLSIKKDWTE